One Oryza sativa Japonica Group chromosome 8, ASM3414082v1 DNA window includes the following coding sequences:
- the LOC4345048 gene encoding (DL)-glycerol-3-phosphatase 1, mitochondrial, whose product MASAADEGNAAAPRAAVSHVIFDMDGLLLDTEGFYTEVQEKILARYGKVFDWSLKAKMMGKKATESARIFVDECGLDGLLTPEQFLEERESMLQELFPSCAVLPGVLRLIHHLHANGVPMAVATGSHKRHFALKTQNHKEMFTLMHHVVMGDDPDVKTGKPSPDIFLAAMRRFEGNIEPSNCLVFEDAPSGVAAAKNAGMYAVMVPDSRLDVSYHKGADQVLSSLLDFKPGEWGLPPFTD is encoded by the exons atggcgtccgccgccgacgagggcaACGCGGCGGCGCCCAGGGCCGCCGTCTCGCACGTCATCTTCGACATGGACGGCCTCCTGCTcg ACACGGAGGGGTTCTACACGGAGGTGCAGGAGAAGATCCTGGCGAGGTACGGCAAGGTGTTCGACTGGTCGCTCAAGGCCAAGATGATGGGCAAGAAGGCCACCGAGTCGGCGCGCATCTTCGTCGACGAGTGCGGCCTCGACGGCCTCCTCACCCCGGAGCAGTTCCTCGAGGAGCGCGAGAGCATGCTCCAGGAGCTCTTCCCCTCCTGCGCCGTCTTGCCTG GAGTGCTACGTTTGATCCATCATCTCCATGCAAATGGAGTACCAATGGCTGTTGCAACAGG ATCCCACAAACGTCATTTTGCCCTGAAGACGCAGAACCACAAGGAAATGTTTACACTGATGCACCATGTTGTGATGGGGGATGATCCAGATGTGAAGACTGGCAAGCCATCTCCTGATATATTTCTTGCCGCTATGAGGAGGTTTGAG GGCAATATAGAACCAAGTAACTGCTTGGTATTTGAAGACGCACCTTCTGGTGTTGCCGCAGCAAAAAATGCTGGAAT GTATGCGGTGATGGTCCCAGATTCGAGGTTGGATGTTTCATATCACAAAGGAGCTGACCAAGTTCTCAGTTCCCTGCTGGATTTCAAACCTGGTGAATGGGGCTTGCCACCTTTTACAGATTAG